From the genome of Frateuria soli:
CCGCGCCGCCCAGTGGCTCAAGATGCAGGGCTACCGCCAGGTGCGCCCGCTGCGCGGCGGGCTGGAAGCGTGGGTAGCGGGCGGGTACGCGATCGAGCGGGCGCAGGTGGAGGTGCCGGCGACTTCGGCAACGTCGCCAGCGACGTGATCGGCCCCCTTTCCGGTCGACGCTGCCCGGGGGCGTCGCGGTTGCCGGCCTGTCGGGCGGGGTACCTGCCCACGCACGGATGAGGGTGCTTCCGCCAGAACGGGGCGGCGAGCACGTACGCCGCCCCGGCGCGCGGGAAAGGGATGCTCGGTATGATAGGGGTCGCCCCGTCGGCCCGCCGGCGGGAATCTCTTGACGAGGCGGGCGCGCGCGCCGGCCGCCAGCACAGCGAGGACATCCCATGGCACGCGGCATCAACAAGGTCATCATCGTCGGCAATCTGGGCGCCGATCCGGAGGTGCGCTACACCGGCGGCGGCACCGCCGTGTGCAGCCTCAGCGTGGCCACCTCCGAGCAGTGGACCGACAAGCAGTCCGGCGAGCGCCAGGAGCGCACCGAGTGGCACCGCGTGAAGCTGTTCGGCAAGCTGGCGGAGATCGCCGGCGAGTACCTGAAGAAGGGCCGGCAGGTCTACATCGAGGGCTCGTTGCGCACCGACAAGTACACCGACAAGAGCGGCGTGGAGAAGTACTCCACCGACATCATCGCCAACGACATGCAGATGCTCGGCGGTATGGGCGGTGAAGGTGGCGGCGGTGGCGGTGGCGGTGGCGGGTTTCGCGAGCGCCCGCAGGGCGGCGGCCAGCGCCAGGGCGGCGGCTACGGCGGCGGCCAGTCCCGTGGCGGCAACGACCACGGCAACGCCCCGCGCCAGAATGCCCCTGCGCCGGCCGAGAGCAGCGGCGGCTTCGACGATGACGACATTCCGTTCTGAAAAACGTCGTCGCGCGTCTGCAAGAGGCCCGCTGCGAGGCGGGCCTTTTCGTTCAGCCGGCCAGTTGTGACAGCAACGCCTCGACCTCTTCGTGCGTGTGGGCACGGAGCAGGCGCGGTGCCTCGCGTCGCAGCGCGGCGTGGTCGAGGGTCGCCAGGCGGTCGCGCACGTGCAGGATCTGGCTGGGGTGCATGCTGTATTCGCACAGGCCCAGCGCGAGCAGCAGGGCGGTGAAGCTGACGTCGCCGCCGATTTCGCCGCACAGGCTCACCGGCTTGTTGGCACGCCGACCGGCGGCGATGACGTAGGCGATCAGGCGCAGCAGTGCCGGCTGCAGCGGGTTGTAGATGTTTTCCAGGCCGTCGTTGCCGCGGTCGGCGGCGAGCACGTATTGCGCCAGGTCGTTGGTGCCGATGGCGAGAAAGTCGGCGTGTTCCAGCAACGCGCGCACGTTGAGCGCGGCGGCGGGCACTTCGATCATGGCGCCGAGCGGCAGTTTCTCCGGCAGGTCGATGTTCTCGCGTTTGAGGTCCTGGCGCGCGAGCTTGAACAGCGTGCGCACGGCGATCAATTCGTCCGGCTGGGTGACCATCGGCACCAGCACGCGCACCGGGCCGTAGCAGGCGGCGCGCAGGATCGCGCGGATCTGCGTGGTGAACACGGCCGGGTAGCGCAGCGACAGGCGCACGCCACGCACCCCCAGCGCCGGGTTGTCCTCGCCGCGCAGCGCCAGGCCCGCGGCGTCGGCCTTGTCGGCACCGAGGTCCAGCGTGCGGATGGTCACCGGCAGGCCGCCCATGCCCAGCACCAGGTCGCGGTAGGCGTTGAACTGTTCGTCCTCGGAGGGCAGGCCCTTGTGCTTCAGGAACAGGAACTCCGTGCGATACAGGCCCACGCCGTCGGCGCCGCGGGCGCGGGCCATGGCGATGTCGGCGGCGGTTTCGGCGTTGGCGAACAGCTTCACCGGCATGCCGTCGCGGGTGCGCGTGGGCGCATTGGCGAGCTTGGCCAGGCGCCGCCCCTCGGCCGCGAGCTCGCGCTGCCAGGC
Proteins encoded in this window:
- the ssb gene encoding single-stranded DNA-binding protein → MARGINKVIIVGNLGADPEVRYTGGGTAVCSLSVATSEQWTDKQSGERQERTEWHRVKLFGKLAEIAGEYLKKGRQVYIEGSLRTDKYTDKSGVEKYSTDIIANDMQMLGGMGGEGGGGGGGGGGFRERPQGGGQRQGGGYGGGQSRGGNDHGNAPRQNAPAPAESSGGFDDDDIPF
- the ptsP gene encoding phosphoenolpyruvate--protein phosphotransferase, which encodes MRQLLPGTAASKGMALGRARLVQPSRYLVDTRPLAEDEVEGELENLHRALDTARQELHELRGRLHGALAREVNEFIDAHSLLLDDRELLRGLDDLVRIGHYRAGVALKKQRDRLAQVFEAMDDPYLRSRREDVDQVINRVISALQRQTSREERKLAARVGEILVADTIAPADMAHLVGNGLLGVVASSGSAYSHSAILARSLDLPMLVGTRDALATIHDEDLILLDAERGETIVHPTAQDLARYRAWQRELAAEGRRLAKLANAPTRTRDGMPVKLFANAETAADIAMARARGADGVGLYRTEFLFLKHKGLPSEDEQFNAYRDLVLGMGGLPVTIRTLDLGADKADAAGLALRGEDNPALGVRGVRLSLRYPAVFTTQIRAILRAACYGPVRVLVPMVTQPDELIAVRTLFKLARQDLKRENIDLPEKLPLGAMIEVPAAALNVRALLEHADFLAIGTNDLAQYVLAADRGNDGLENIYNPLQPALLRLIAYVIAAGRRANKPVSLCGEIGGDVSFTALLLALGLCEYSMHPSQILHVRDRLATLDHAALRREAPRLLRAHTHEEVEALLSQLAG